A genomic segment from Luteolibacter ambystomatis encodes:
- a CDS encoding autotransporter outer membrane beta-barrel domain-containing protein — translation MLHAAAINPDTPGNVFVPSNYNGGLPAADSINASGGTTAPYTVTIQAGAILIGDPGIMDGIEVTSDNYTINNSGSVSGLHGIDSNANVVIVNNYGTFSSTGAEGIHAKGGSLITNYSGAKIIGYDDGVYFMLPGGTVVNSGLIEGLTAVGADGVQGGNGVGITNHTGGIIRGQTNGALVQDGLVVVNEVGGTFTGLNGDGINAANGASITNNGAITGSGVGNGLKLGNGAFVYNNTNFVMSNPVFGGGISGAVNGILAGDNFTITNQNLATVVGNGGDGIKVGASGFITNASGGAINGSVNGASGGFNLYVDNYGVINGTGGTGITGGDNLFIINGGVVHGFVNDGVHGLDNSVVQNVGLPGNLISGAVNGIWLDDNATVINAGFVGGTSGAGVRVSDGSTVTNTGTILGNVGIEAFAGAGTFVLTNSGVVTGTGGTAIDGAISGIDTLNLNSGSTVTGNIVTRGGADIINLTSGASSSLVTGAINMGLGNDTLNLINGQTAIGGATIRVTGLVSFTETINKSNAGVAFLNGGANVNTVSITGGGLYINGAVDGNTVSQATINAGGSALGGTGTWDANIALTGGGFSAGSVPITLDAVPTNAIGQLNLTGNVTHSAGTFIRWDVAPQTAINNGVNSDLIVQTGGANTYNVNGANIRISATNINQAIGNGTYTVVDSATGIANFGTMGALGVQFNGNIVDNGPFLATESGVNSTTTVLTNFFTTAALADGGTNIVLTVQHNFAGLPGITANQASLGAALDASVNSPNPLVQDFIASLDYSNLATVQATLAALDPATYLALTSSVINTDYSLHRQISDRLSGLRDSDEGSGLYRTQVSAKGALAPSAPASVSSGGPFNVWGSLSYDWQDYSGPTALSDFDGNVASFTVGIDYRVSPSFVLGVLLNGSKSDLDYTGGSSDIDSLRGAIYATLGRSTGWYSDALIGYGSHSIDATRAFGGVLPGVGGGSLDATSIQALWTVGYTFDAGSFRHGPFVGLEYQNVDVDGFNTGGGFPIGVGDYSVDSLRGLIGYRIKGNCGTFRPYASVAYAHEFEDGGNSAVAFLPNGAPFSVVGPDLNSAILLTAGTGISLAPNLVLDVGYRGEISTDSEGLDSHGGSVGLNYNF, via the coding sequence ATGTTGCACGCGGCGGCGATCAATCCCGATACCCCGGGCAATGTCTTCGTTCCTTCCAACTACAACGGCGGCCTTCCAGCCGCGGACTCCATCAATGCCAGCGGTGGCACCACCGCTCCCTACACGGTGACCATCCAGGCCGGCGCGATCCTCATCGGGGATCCGGGGATCATGGACGGCATCGAGGTGACGTCCGACAACTACACGATCAACAACTCCGGCAGCGTCAGTGGCCTGCACGGGATCGACTCCAACGCCAACGTGGTGATCGTGAACAACTACGGCACGTTCAGCTCCACCGGCGCGGAGGGCATCCACGCGAAGGGCGGCAGCCTCATCACGAACTACTCCGGAGCCAAGATCATCGGCTACGATGACGGCGTGTACTTCATGCTGCCCGGCGGCACCGTGGTGAATTCCGGTCTGATCGAGGGCCTCACCGCGGTGGGCGCGGATGGTGTGCAGGGCGGCAATGGCGTGGGCATCACCAACCACACCGGCGGTATCATCCGCGGCCAGACGAATGGCGCGCTGGTCCAGGACGGGTTGGTCGTCGTCAATGAAGTGGGCGGCACCTTCACCGGCCTCAATGGTGACGGCATCAATGCCGCGAATGGGGCCAGCATCACCAACAACGGCGCCATCACCGGCAGCGGCGTGGGCAACGGCTTGAAACTTGGCAACGGCGCGTTCGTCTACAACAACACGAACTTCGTGATGTCCAATCCCGTCTTCGGCGGGGGCATCAGCGGCGCGGTGAACGGTATCCTCGCCGGGGACAACTTCACCATCACCAACCAGAATCTCGCCACCGTCGTCGGCAACGGCGGTGATGGTATCAAGGTCGGTGCCTCCGGATTCATCACCAACGCGAGCGGCGGTGCCATCAACGGCAGCGTCAATGGTGCCAGCGGCGGTTTCAACCTCTACGTGGACAACTACGGGGTGATCAATGGCACCGGCGGCACCGGTATCACCGGCGGGGACAATCTCTTCATCATCAATGGCGGTGTCGTCCACGGCTTTGTCAACGATGGTGTCCACGGCTTGGACAACAGTGTGGTCCAGAACGTCGGCCTCCCCGGCAACCTCATCTCCGGTGCCGTCAACGGGATCTGGCTCGATGACAACGCCACCGTCATCAACGCCGGTTTTGTCGGCGGCACTTCGGGCGCGGGCGTGCGTGTCAGCGATGGCTCCACGGTGACGAACACCGGCACGATCCTGGGCAACGTCGGCATCGAGGCCTTCGCGGGGGCGGGCACCTTCGTCCTCACCAACAGCGGCGTGGTTACCGGCACCGGCGGCACCGCCATTGACGGCGCGATCTCCGGCATCGACACGCTGAACCTGAACTCCGGTTCAACGGTCACCGGTAACATCGTCACCCGCGGTGGCGCCGACATCATCAACCTGACCTCCGGGGCCTCCAGCTCGCTTGTCACCGGTGCGATCAACATGGGCCTCGGCAACGACACGCTGAACCTGATCAACGGCCAGACGGCGATCGGCGGCGCGACGATCCGGGTCACCGGACTGGTCTCCTTCACCGAGACCATCAACAAGTCGAACGCTGGTGTGGCCTTCCTCAACGGCGGGGCCAACGTCAACACGGTCAGCATCACCGGCGGCGGTCTCTATATCAATGGTGCTGTCGATGGCAACACCGTGTCCCAGGCCACGATCAATGCCGGCGGCTCCGCTCTCGGTGGCACCGGCACCTGGGATGCGAACATCGCCCTCACCGGCGGCGGCTTCAGCGCGGGCAGCGTCCCGATCACGCTGGATGCCGTGCCGACCAATGCCATCGGCCAGCTCAATCTCACCGGCAATGTCACCCACAGTGCCGGGACCTTCATCCGCTGGGACGTGGCGCCGCAGACCGCCATCAACAACGGCGTGAACAGCGACCTCATCGTCCAGACCGGCGGCGCGAACACCTACAACGTGAATGGCGCGAACATCCGCATCTCCGCCACCAACATCAACCAGGCGATCGGAAACGGCACCTATACGGTGGTGGACAGCGCCACCGGCATCGCCAACTTCGGCACGATGGGGGCGCTCGGTGTCCAGTTCAATGGCAACATCGTGGACAATGGCCCGTTCCTCGCCACCGAGAGCGGCGTGAACTCCACCACCACCGTGCTCACGAACTTCTTCACCACCGCCGCACTTGCGGACGGCGGGACGAACATCGTGCTCACCGTGCAGCACAACTTCGCGGGGCTCCCGGGCATTACCGCGAACCAAGCTTCGCTCGGTGCGGCGCTGGACGCCTCGGTGAATTCTCCGAACCCGCTGGTGCAGGACTTCATCGCCTCGCTCGACTATTCGAACCTGGCCACGGTGCAAGCGACCTTGGCCGCGCTCGATCCCGCCACCTATCTGGCGCTCACCAGCTCGGTGATCAATACCGACTACAGCCTGCACCGCCAGATCTCGGACCGCCTTTCCGGGCTCCGGGACAGCGATGAGGGAAGCGGTCTTTATCGCACCCAGGTCAGCGCGAAGGGCGCTCTCGCTCCCTCCGCACCTGCGTCCGTTTCCTCGGGCGGTCCGTTCAATGTATGGGGTTCGCTGTCGTATGACTGGCAGGACTACAGCGGCCCCACCGCTCTCTCGGACTTCGACGGCAATGTGGCGTCGTTCACCGTGGGCATCGATTACCGGGTCTCGCCATCCTTCGTGCTCGGAGTGCTGCTCAATGGATCGAAGAGCGATCTCGACTACACCGGCGGCAGCTCCGACATCGACAGCCTGCGTGGCGCGATCTACGCCACCCTCGGCAGGTCCACCGGCTGGTACTCGGATGCCTTGATCGGCTATGGCAGTCACAGCATCGATGCCACGCGTGCCTTCGGAGGCGTGCTCCCCGGTGTCGGCGGCGGCAGCCTGGATGCCACCAGCATCCAGGCACTCTGGACCGTCGGCTATACCTTCGATGCCGGTTCCTTCAGGCATGGTCCGTTCGTGGGGCTTGAATACCAGAACGTGGATGTCGATGGCTTCAACACCGGCGGTGGCTTCCCGATCGGAGTCGGCGACTACAGCGTGGATTCCCTGCGCGGGTTGATCGGCTACCGGATCAAGGGCAACTGCGGCACGTTCCGTCCCTATGCCTCCGTGGCCTACGCGCATGAATTCGAGGATGGTGGCAACAGTGCCGTGGCGTTCCTGCCGAACGGTGCGCCGTTCTCGGTGGTCGGGCCGGATTTGAATTCCGCCATCCTCCTGACGGCCGGCACGGGCATCAGCCTGGCTCCGAACCTGGTGCTGGATGTGGGCTACCGCGGGGAAATTTCCACGGACAGCGAGGGTCTGGATAGCCACGGCGGATCGGTCGGACTGAACTACAACTTCTGA
- the recG gene encoding ATP-dependent DNA helicase RecG — MISADADLSSLPVLPAKEVAALAAAGLRTPADILDWLPRRHEDRRRFDAFPVQASGVPVCLRGTVVDASLRGFGGRRFYEAVVMDGSGGVFGSGKVTCRWFNMPFIHKMVASGHEVIVYGKVKDSNGRLVIDHPEFEILREDDGPSIHLERIVPIYKNVSGIPQRRLREIVHLMLHQVDPASLAWVYDVDPSMPRAEAFRLVHFPDSAEQASVVRRRFALEEFFTLQLNVLWRRARHDEHSGRVQGTRTTLLKRFYESLPFDLTGAQKRSIKEIVSDLRSPRAMNRLLQGDVGAGKTFVAMAAMLLAVDSGAQAALMAPTQILAEQHFLTFRRWLEPLGVRITLLTAAKEESTHLAIEGEPQIVIGTHALLYDKVAFKDLGLVVIDEQHKFGVAQRGRLVDQGSIPDVLVMTATPIPRTLTLTIYGDLDISLLDEKPAGRGRIVTALRVNPKQTDVTGFVKSQLDEGRQAYLVYPLVEESDTLKAESATEAFEKWRKRLPGREIGLLHGKLPPEDKESVMRRFRDGELAALIATTVIEVGVDVPNASVMILHHAERFGLAQLHQLRGRIGRGGHKGYCVLLTDGKSPEALEKLKVLEGTADGFEIAEADLRLRGPGDVLGTAQSGMADLKFIDFLSDVALIREARALAGHVIHVDPRLEGGFAKLAVLIA, encoded by the coding sequence ATGATCTCCGCCGATGCCGACCTCTCCTCCCTGCCGGTGCTTCCGGCCAAGGAGGTCGCGGCCTTGGCGGCGGCGGGGTTGCGGACTCCGGCGGATATCCTGGACTGGCTGCCACGGCGTCATGAAGACCGGCGGCGCTTCGATGCGTTCCCGGTGCAGGCTTCCGGTGTGCCGGTGTGTCTGCGCGGCACCGTGGTGGATGCGTCCCTCCGTGGCTTTGGTGGGAGGCGTTTCTATGAAGCGGTGGTGATGGACGGCAGTGGCGGAGTATTCGGCTCCGGCAAGGTGACGTGCCGTTGGTTCAACATGCCGTTCATCCACAAGATGGTCGCCAGCGGCCATGAGGTGATCGTCTATGGCAAGGTGAAGGATTCCAACGGCCGGCTGGTGATCGACCATCCGGAGTTCGAAATTCTCCGCGAGGATGACGGCCCCTCGATCCACCTGGAGCGCATCGTTCCCATTTATAAGAATGTCTCCGGCATTCCGCAGCGGCGCTTGCGCGAGATCGTCCATCTCATGCTGCATCAGGTCGATCCGGCCTCGCTGGCGTGGGTGTATGACGTCGATCCTTCCATGCCGAGGGCGGAGGCGTTCCGGCTGGTGCATTTCCCCGATTCAGCGGAGCAGGCTTCGGTGGTGCGGAGGCGCTTTGCCCTGGAGGAATTTTTCACGCTTCAGCTCAACGTGCTATGGCGTCGCGCGCGGCATGATGAGCATTCAGGCCGCGTGCAAGGCACACGCACCACACTGCTGAAGCGCTTTTATGAAAGCCTGCCCTTTGATCTCACCGGCGCGCAGAAGCGCTCGATCAAGGAGATCGTCTCGGACTTGCGTTCACCGCGGGCGATGAACCGTTTGCTGCAGGGCGATGTGGGGGCGGGTAAGACCTTCGTCGCCATGGCGGCGATGCTGCTGGCGGTGGACTCCGGTGCGCAGGCCGCGCTGATGGCACCCACCCAGATCCTCGCGGAGCAGCACTTCCTCACCTTCCGCCGCTGGCTGGAACCGTTGGGCGTGCGCATCACCCTGCTGACCGCAGCCAAGGAAGAGTCCACCCACCTCGCGATCGAAGGCGAGCCGCAGATCGTGATCGGCACCCACGCGCTGCTGTATGACAAGGTGGCCTTCAAGGATCTCGGATTGGTGGTGATCGATGAGCAGCACAAGTTCGGCGTTGCCCAGCGTGGCCGGCTGGTGGATCAGGGTTCCATTCCCGATGTGCTGGTGATGACCGCCACGCCGATTCCGCGGACGCTCACGCTGACCATCTACGGCGATCTGGATATTTCCCTGCTCGATGAAAAACCCGCCGGACGCGGTCGGATCGTCACCGCCCTGCGCGTGAACCCGAAGCAGACGGACGTGACCGGGTTCGTCAAAAGCCAGCTTGATGAAGGACGGCAGGCCTATCTGGTTTATCCGCTGGTGGAGGAGAGTGACACCCTCAAGGCGGAGTCGGCCACCGAAGCCTTTGAGAAATGGCGGAAGCGCCTGCCGGGCCGGGAGATCGGCCTGTTGCATGGCAAGCTGCCGCCGGAAGACAAGGAAAGCGTGATGCGGCGTTTTCGTGACGGTGAACTGGCCGCACTCATCGCCACCACGGTGATCGAGGTCGGTGTGGATGTGCCGAATGCCAGCGTGATGATCCTGCACCATGCGGAGAGGTTCGGCCTGGCCCAGCTTCACCAGCTTCGCGGGCGCATCGGCCGTGGCGGCCACAAGGGCTACTGCGTGTTGCTCACGGACGGGAAAAGCCCGGAGGCGCTCGAAAAGCTCAAGGTGCTTGAGGGCACGGCGGATGGCTTCGAGATCGCGGAAGCGGACCTGCGTTTGCGCGGGCCGGGCGATGTGCTGGGAACGGCCCAGAGCGGCATGGCGGACCTGAAGTTCATCGATTTCCTGTCCGATGTGGCCCTCATCCGCGAGGCGAGGGCGCTGGCCGGGCATGTCATCCACGTGGATCCACGGTTGGAGGGCGGCTTTGCCAAGCTGGCGGTCCTGATCGCCTGA
- a CDS encoding gamma-butyrobetaine hydroxylase-like domain-containing protein, producing the protein MASAFAQATVIGNELAIAFADGEELYLPLPMLRRACPCASCQGEPDALGRVVKPVVELGPRAFDLVKIDPIGGYALQFGWGDGHATGLYSFDYLRQLSLLGE; encoded by the coding sequence ATGGCCTCCGCCTTTGCCCAAGCCACCGTCATCGGAAACGAACTCGCCATCGCGTTTGCGGATGGAGAGGAGCTGTATCTGCCGCTGCCGATGTTGCGCCGTGCATGTCCATGCGCGTCCTGCCAAGGTGAGCCCGATGCGCTCGGTCGGGTGGTGAAGCCGGTGGTGGAGCTCGGTCCGCGTGCGTTCGATCTGGTGAAGATCGATCCTATCGGCGGCTACGCGCTTCAGTTCGGTTGGGGGGACGGGCATGCCACCGGTCTTTATAGTTTCGATTACCTCCGGCAGTTGTCGCTGCTCGGAGAATAA
- a CDS encoding YggS family pyridoxal phosphate-dependent enzyme, producing the protein MSEVAEHLAAVEARIAAACRRAGRERSSVALIAVSKTFPAESVADAAAAGQSLFGESRLQEAEPKIAASPSGLRWHFIGGVQRNKVRKILPLFEAIHAIDSLRLAAYTDQVAAELGLRPQVFLQVNAAGELSKGGFEPVVLEREMEALLALKHVEIRGLMTIPPDDGNARPWFSALRVMRDRLAGSSGVVLPDLSMGMSGDYEEAIEEGATLVRVGSAIFGRRAYRVDGELG; encoded by the coding sequence ATGTCGGAGGTGGCGGAGCATCTTGCGGCGGTGGAGGCCCGCATCGCGGCGGCATGCCGGCGGGCGGGCCGGGAGCGGTCATCGGTGGCGCTGATCGCGGTGTCGAAGACGTTTCCGGCGGAGTCCGTGGCGGATGCCGCTGCCGCCGGGCAATCCTTGTTCGGCGAGAGCCGCTTGCAGGAAGCGGAGCCGAAGATCGCGGCTTCCCCGTCCGGCTTGCGCTGGCATTTCATCGGTGGCGTGCAGCGGAACAAGGTGCGGAAGATTTTGCCGCTGTTCGAAGCGATCCATGCGATCGATTCGCTCCGGCTCGCCGCCTACACCGATCAGGTCGCGGCGGAGCTTGGATTGAGGCCGCAGGTTTTTCTCCAGGTGAATGCGGCGGGGGAGCTTTCCAAGGGTGGCTTCGAACCCGTTGTATTGGAGCGGGAGATGGAAGCCCTGCTCGCTTTGAAGCACGTGGAGATCCGTGGCTTGATGACCATTCCACCCGATGATGGCAACGCGCGTCCGTGGTTCTCCGCCCTGCGCGTAATGCGTGATCGGCTCGCCGGTTCCTCCGGTGTGGTGCTGCCGGATCTCAGCATGGGCATGAGTGGGGACTATGAGGAAGCCATCGAGGAGGGCGCGACGCTCGTGCGGGTTGGCTCCGCGATTTTCGGCCGGCGTGCCTATCGGGTGGACGGCGAGCTGGGATGA
- a CDS encoding carboxy terminal-processing peptidase: MAILLQNSHYSRLPFNAKLSEQFLEDYLRDLDYGRVYFTQQDVDRFKADYGDKLHSMLLQNESMKPAQDIYHTFQARVEARVADAKEMLSGPDFDFSKDETIMRSRKDAPWPKTEVEAKSIWRQQIREAVLAETLRRDMLVKMAADQGKPDPTKGDREPKEKIRLRYDRFLHSIKDDVDDEEIANYFLSAVARSYDPHTDYMSFREMNRFKDGMKNELVGIGALLQAEEDGATKITGIVVNGPADREGNIKLNDRIVAVDSINSGVMTDIMFMKIDKVVDLIRGKENTTVRLKVEPAGGARGEAKIVTITRGKVELKDEQASAEIIEMKQPGGTPRRLGWITLPSFYADFDEGTTRCSVDVERILGRLNEEKIDGLIIDLRNDGGGSLDEVRRMTGFFINRGPVVQVKNTLGQVQVKDADNRKPLYDGPMVVLIDKSSASASEILAGALQDYNRAVIVGDSSTFGKGTVQQPMDIGKMLPFFAARDRAGFLKVTIQKFYRPSGSSTQLEGVASDVVLPSLADAVEIGEKFLDHALPHDRIRPAGDFNQMPKANLFLPRLQELSKTRVTASKDFAYVTEDVTKAKTRQAENKVSLNIATRKKELDEADSTQKTRNIERRERFKKQQDEDSARFKFYKLSLEDIEKGADIHAYDPSVEDEGFMRKAKDKTEDLDDTPRWPSGMDPVKREGLMVLKDLVDITENARMAGMIKPTADVR, from the coding sequence ATGGCCATCCTGCTCCAGAACAGCCACTATTCCCGGTTGCCGTTCAATGCGAAGCTCAGCGAGCAGTTCCTTGAGGATTATCTCCGGGATCTCGACTACGGCCGTGTCTATTTCACGCAGCAGGACGTGGACCGCTTCAAGGCGGACTACGGGGACAAGCTGCACTCCATGCTGTTGCAGAACGAGAGCATGAAGCCGGCCCAGGACATCTACCACACCTTTCAGGCCCGGGTGGAAGCCCGCGTGGCGGATGCGAAGGAGATGCTTTCCGGTCCGGATTTCGATTTCAGCAAGGATGAGACGATCATGCGCTCCCGCAAGGATGCGCCTTGGCCGAAGACCGAAGTGGAGGCGAAGTCGATCTGGCGCCAGCAGATCCGCGAGGCCGTCCTCGCCGAGACCCTGCGCCGCGACATGCTCGTGAAAATGGCGGCCGACCAGGGCAAGCCGGACCCGACCAAGGGCGACCGCGAGCCGAAGGAGAAGATCAGGCTCCGCTACGACCGCTTCCTCCACAGCATCAAGGATGACGTGGATGACGAGGAGATCGCGAACTACTTCCTCAGCGCGGTGGCGCGGTCCTATGATCCGCATACCGATTACATGAGCTTCCGGGAGATGAACCGGTTCAAGGACGGCATGAAGAACGAGCTCGTCGGCATCGGGGCCTTGCTCCAGGCCGAGGAGGACGGCGCCACCAAGATCACCGGCATCGTCGTCAATGGGCCGGCGGATCGCGAAGGCAACATCAAGCTCAACGACCGCATCGTCGCCGTCGATTCCATCAACTCCGGCGTGATGACGGACATCATGTTCATGAAGATCGACAAGGTGGTCGATCTGATCCGAGGCAAGGAGAACACCACGGTCCGCCTCAAGGTCGAACCGGCCGGTGGTGCCCGCGGCGAGGCCAAGATCGTTACCATCACCCGTGGCAAGGTGGAGCTGAAGGACGAGCAGGCGAGCGCCGAGATCATCGAGATGAAGCAGCCCGGAGGAACTCCCCGCCGCCTCGGCTGGATCACGCTGCCTTCGTTCTACGCGGATTTCGATGAAGGTACCACCCGCTGTTCGGTGGACGTGGAGCGCATCCTTGGGCGCCTCAATGAAGAAAAGATCGACGGCCTCATCATCGACCTCCGCAACGACGGCGGCGGCTCGCTCGATGAAGTGCGTCGCATGACCGGCTTCTTCATCAACCGCGGACCCGTGGTGCAGGTGAAGAACACCCTCGGCCAAGTCCAGGTGAAGGACGCGGACAACCGCAAGCCGCTCTATGACGGCCCGATGGTCGTGCTCATCGACAAGAGCAGCGCTTCCGCCAGCGAGATTCTCGCCGGTGCGCTCCAGGACTACAACCGCGCTGTCATCGTCGGCGATTCCTCCACCTTCGGAAAGGGCACTGTCCAGCAGCCGATGGACATCGGCAAGATGCTGCCGTTCTTCGCGGCCCGCGATCGTGCCGGATTCCTCAAAGTCACCATCCAGAAGTTCTACCGCCCGTCCGGTTCCTCGACCCAGCTTGAGGGGGTCGCCTCGGACGTGGTGCTGCCGAGTCTTGCGGACGCCGTGGAGATCGGGGAGAAATTCCTCGATCATGCGTTGCCGCACGATCGCATCCGCCCGGCCGGTGATTTCAACCAGATGCCGAAGGCCAATCTGTTCCTCCCTCGCTTGCAGGAATTGAGCAAGACCCGTGTCACCGCCAGCAAGGACTTCGCCTATGTGACCGAGGATGTCACCAAGGCCAAGACCCGCCAGGCCGAGAACAAGGTTTCGCTGAACATCGCCACCCGCAAGAAAGAGCTGGATGAGGCGGACAGCACCCAGAAGACCCGCAACATCGAGCGCAGGGAGCGTTTCAAGAAGCAGCAGGACGAGGACTCCGCGCGCTTCAAGTTCTACAAGCTCTCGCTGGAGGACATCGAAAAGGGCGCGGACATCCACGCCTACGATCCATCCGTGGAGGACGAGGGCTTCATGCGCAAGGCCAAGGACAAGACCGAGGATCTGGATGACACGCCCCGTTGGCCCAGCGGCATGGATCCGGTGAAGCGGGAAGGCCTCATGGTTCTCAAGGATCTGGTCGATATCACCGAAAACGCCCGCATGGCTGGCATGATCAAGCCCACGGCGGACGTCCGCTGA
- a CDS encoding PDZ domain-containing protein, whose protein sequence is MRIVSCHRSWLWLLLMVGAGPMVGWAVPPEAGPPADVLKRLAAEDFKERQGGQDALLAWGRRRPKEGMEWLYRHATTETDPEIRRRCLGALREMVMDTYRREGEGYIGIMMQAVAAVVPGDAGNRFGVRITFVVPGGPAAKAGLPVGGLIVGAGDRIWRDADAVQDLQKWIRARKPGSKITLKVLRGNAVADVEVTLDRRPPEVERLLPFGDMPDAGRLQREAEEAYFQDWLEKRKARK, encoded by the coding sequence ATGCGCATCGTGTCCTGCCACCGAAGCTGGTTGTGGCTCCTGCTGATGGTGGGAGCCGGACCCATGGTGGGGTGGGCCGTACCGCCCGAGGCGGGGCCTCCCGCGGATGTCCTCAAACGCCTGGCGGCTGAGGACTTCAAGGAGCGTCAGGGCGGTCAGGATGCCCTCCTTGCGTGGGGGCGGAGAAGGCCGAAGGAAGGGATGGAATGGCTCTACCGCCATGCCACGACCGAGACGGACCCGGAAATCCGGCGGCGCTGCCTTGGCGCGTTGCGTGAGATGGTCATGGACACTTACCGGAGGGAGGGGGAAGGCTACATCGGCATCATGATGCAGGCGGTGGCGGCGGTCGTGCCCGGGGATGCCGGGAACCGGTTCGGGGTCCGCATCACCTTTGTGGTGCCGGGTGGACCTGCGGCGAAAGCGGGCCTGCCGGTTGGAGGCCTCATCGTCGGGGCTGGGGACCGGATTTGGCGGGATGCGGATGCGGTGCAGGATTTGCAGAAGTGGATTCGCGCGCGCAAACCAGGCTCGAAGATCACCTTGAAGGTGCTCCGTGGCAATGCGGTGGCGGATGTGGAGGTCACGCTGGACCGCCGCCCGCCGGAGGTGGAGCGGCTGCTTCCATTCGGGGACATGCCGGATGCCGGACGGCTCCAGCGCGAGGCCGAGGAGGCTTATTTCCAGGATTGGCTGGAGAAGCGGAAGGCCCGGAAATAG
- a CDS encoding polysaccharide biosynthesis/export family protein gives MKSFLFALLAFAGLAASASAQTTIQPGQAIKIDLRGVPPEDAARVSGEYTVSDSGNVDMPMIGPVSAAGTSPASLGGRIAAAYKAAEIYTSPSVNVIASSQQTLAKQVVHVGGRVRRSGQVEFVAGLTIYQAIQQAGGADEFGAINRVLLTRGGKVRKLDLKQEQFKSFVLEQSDTIEVPEKNIWGN, from the coding sequence GTGAAGAGTTTCCTTTTTGCCTTGCTGGCGTTCGCCGGCCTGGCGGCGTCTGCCTCGGCGCAGACCACCATTCAACCGGGTCAGGCCATCAAGATCGACCTTCGTGGCGTGCCGCCCGAGGACGCCGCCCGCGTGAGCGGGGAGTACACCGTTTCGGACAGCGGTAATGTGGACATGCCGATGATCGGCCCGGTTTCGGCGGCGGGCACCAGTCCCGCTTCGCTGGGCGGCCGCATTGCGGCGGCCTACAAGGCGGCTGAAATCTACACCAGTCCCAGTGTCAACGTCATCGCCTCCTCGCAGCAGACCCTTGCCAAGCAGGTCGTCCATGTGGGCGGTCGCGTGCGCCGTTCCGGACAGGTTGAATTTGTTGCGGGCCTCACGATTTACCAGGCGATCCAGCAGGCCGGAGGTGCCGATGAGTTCGGAGCCATCAACCGTGTGCTCCTGACCCGTGGCGGCAAGGTGAGGAAACTCGACCTGAAGCAGGAACAGTTCAAAAGCTTCGTTCTTGAGCAGAGCGACACCATTGAAGTTCCCGAGAAGAACATCTGGGGAAATTGA